The proteins below come from a single Plantactinospora sp. KBS50 genomic window:
- a CDS encoding condensation domain-containing protein: protein MVVLTALPRTPDGDYDLDLLPDVTVGGPAAPTPPRTPYEEVVHEIWGDVLGVPDFGVHDDFFELGGHSLLAPRIVGRIRETLGVEVQVGDFFGSRTVAALAATVAARSAAGPRVIERRADRAEAVLSFDQQRIWLENQLVPSLAYNVHGRQRLIGPLDTAALADSVRAILVRHEALRTRFPLVNGRPVQVVDDLPEDWRLDVHDLRGLADGARRADRLADEQAGTAFDLTAGPLIRCLLVRLGEAEHVLSITAHHIVCDEWSIGLFLRELSALYAAGGDPARAGLEPLPIQYRDYAAWQREHLVGETLERTVAYWREHLADAPPALTLPVRHDGTTVRDAGDRARVQLGADETAAVQEFCRARGVSPFMLLMATLATVLARWSGQRDLVIGVPVAGRTDAGTDTLIGFLLNTLPIRVDLSDEPTFTDLLARVRRVCLDGYAHADAPLDVLVQQLDVVRDPRRTPLFQVVLNVVGGAPTTRLSGITVESMDSAAALPTKFDLSLNVQESDARLFLQLDYNPQRHAPAMVEALVAHLVTLLGAVVADPSRPVLDYPLDAGPAGPAGPQDPAAAPDPAAPSRPAAPAGTAAPAGSSTPGGTAAPGAPPAEHAAVVTPTGRHCYGWLADATAAMVPGWRTWVISAWCAARPAGSWRPSSPACAPAPRTRSSTATRRCRRATSAPRT, encoded by the coding sequence GTGGTGGTGCTCACCGCGCTGCCCCGCACCCCGGACGGCGACTACGACCTGGACCTGCTCCCGGACGTGACGGTCGGCGGGCCGGCCGCGCCGACCCCGCCGCGCACCCCGTACGAGGAGGTGGTGCACGAGATCTGGGGCGACGTCCTGGGCGTGCCGGACTTCGGGGTGCACGACGACTTCTTCGAACTGGGCGGCCACTCGCTGCTGGCGCCCCGGATCGTCGGCCGGATCCGGGAAACGCTCGGCGTCGAGGTCCAGGTCGGCGACTTCTTCGGCAGCCGGACCGTGGCGGCGCTGGCCGCGACGGTGGCGGCCCGGTCCGCGGCCGGACCCCGGGTCATCGAGCGCCGGGCGGACCGGGCCGAGGCGGTGCTCTCCTTCGACCAGCAGCGCATCTGGCTGGAGAACCAGCTCGTGCCGAGCCTGGCGTACAACGTGCACGGCCGGCAGCGGCTGATCGGCCCGCTGGACACCGCCGCGCTGGCCGACAGCGTCCGGGCGATCCTGGTCCGCCACGAGGCGCTGCGCACCCGGTTCCCGCTGGTGAACGGCCGTCCCGTGCAGGTCGTCGACGACCTTCCCGAGGACTGGCGGCTCGACGTGCACGACCTGCGCGGCCTGGCCGACGGGGCGCGGCGGGCGGACCGGCTGGCCGACGAGCAGGCCGGGACCGCGTTCGACCTGACCGCCGGGCCGCTGATCCGCTGCCTGCTGGTGCGGCTCGGCGAGGCCGAACACGTCCTGAGCATCACCGCCCACCACATCGTCTGCGACGAGTGGTCCATCGGGCTGTTCCTGCGGGAACTCTCGGCGCTGTACGCCGCGGGCGGCGACCCGGCGCGGGCCGGCCTGGAACCGTTGCCCATCCAGTACCGCGACTACGCCGCCTGGCAGCGCGAACACCTGGTCGGCGAGACCCTGGAACGCACGGTGGCGTACTGGCGGGAACACCTGGCCGACGCGCCGCCGGCGCTGACCCTGCCGGTCCGGCACGACGGGACCACGGTCCGGGACGCCGGCGACCGGGCCCGCGTCCAGCTCGGCGCGGACGAGACCGCCGCAGTGCAGGAGTTCTGCCGCGCCCGGGGCGTGTCGCCGTTCATGCTGCTGATGGCCACCCTGGCCACCGTGCTGGCCCGCTGGTCCGGCCAGCGGGACCTGGTGATCGGGGTGCCGGTCGCCGGGCGCACCGACGCCGGCACCGACACGCTGATCGGCTTCCTGCTGAACACGCTGCCGATCCGGGTCGACCTGAGCGACGAACCCACCTTCACCGACCTGCTCGCCCGGGTCCGGCGGGTCTGCCTGGACGGCTACGCACACGCCGACGCACCCCTGGACGTCCTCGTCCAGCAGCTCGACGTCGTCCGCGACCCGCGCCGCACCCCGCTGTTCCAGGTGGTGCTCAACGTCGTGGGCGGCGCCCCGACGACCCGGCTGAGCGGCATCACGGTCGAGTCGATGGACAGCGCAGCCGCCCTGCCGACCAAGTTCGACCTGAGCCTCAACGTCCAGGAGTCCGACGCCCGGCTGTTCCTCCAGCTCGACTACAACCCGCAGCGGCACGCGCCGGCGATGGTCGAGGCGCTGGTGGCGCACCTGGTGACGCTGCTGGGCGCGGTCGTCGCCGACCCGTCCCGGCCGGTCCTGGACTACCCGCTCGACGCCGGACCCGCCGGACCCGCCGGACCGCAGGACCCGGCTGCGGCCCCGGACCCGGCCGCGCCGTCCCGCCCGGCCGCGCCGGCCGGAACCGCCGCACCGGCCGGATCCTCCACACCGGGCGGAACCGCCGCACCGGGCGCGCCGCCGGCCGAGCACGCCGCCGTGGTGACCCCGACCGGGCGGCACTGCTACGGCTGGCTGGCCGACGCCACCGCGGCGATGGTCCCCGGGTGGCGAACGTGGGTCATCTCGGCGTGGTGCGCCGCCCGTCCGGCTGGTTCGTGGCGACCATCCTCGCCTGCCTGCGCACCGGCACCACGTACTCGGTCATCGACGGCGACTCGACGCTGCCGGCGCGCTACCTCGGCACCACGGACGTGA
- a CDS encoding condensation domain-containing protein: MAHPSYPEVQVQDPTPASAGPGSSTRPTPPRTPYEEVVYGIWTDVLGDVLGATEFGVHDDFFELGGHSLAAPRIVARIRKTLGVHVPVREFFGCRTVASLASLVAAQSSIGPQTIGRRADRAEAVLSFDQQRIWLEHQMQPSLAYNVHGRQRLVGPLDVGAFAASIRAILVRHEALRTRFPVVNGQPVQVVDDLPDDWQLDVHDLRDVADPAQRSARARRLADEQASTAFDLTAGPLIRCLLIRLDETEHLLSLTAHHIVCDDWSIGLFARELSALYAAGGDPGRAGLEPLPIQYRDYAAWQREHLVGETLERTVGYWREHLAGAPGVLTMPLGRRRAGAREHGEWTRGRLTEEETRALHTFCRAQGVSPFMLLMATLATVLARWSGQRDVVIGVPTAGRNDTGTDTLIGFLVNTLPIRVDLRDEPTFTDLLARVRRVCLDGYAHADAPLDVLIQQLDVPRDPRHTPLFQVVLSLLNTSTATAQLPGISVESMDGTTSLPTKLDLTVNVQETDRRMHFQLDYNPERYDPTLVEALVTQLEALLRAVVEDPSRGVLDYPLGPAPAVDPDGPGPAVDPHGASDSNGHGPAAPDSNGHAPAGTEPAAPPAPEAGRAAVVTGEGTYSYGWLGHAVQSIGRALPRTGHVDLVHRPGAAFVAAVLACVEAGAEFSIVEADTPASATVFDVAEHPVDPDGTGPAFTGRGVADRAWAAGRLPLAGTDRVAVLTSRPGHRVSAIVNTAAAGATLLVPPAGADLDGWLAGQAATAAFLGPPQLRARTAPLPHLRYAVIDNSGELVPHDIVRLRRLAPGCHALAVYGTDAGGRPLATYDVPEDFRPGSAPLRVPLGHPLPGNPADRPASVGEVTQLRFGARHTGHLARRWADGTLEYLGHPGTDPAQDRIQTYHALRDLPEVTDAVLVELADPDGNPALVGYVTGDEPIRTGAEIRQQLLLRLPDHLTPRTWWCSPRCPAPRTATTTWTCSRT, translated from the coding sequence ATGGCGCATCCGTCGTACCCCGAGGTGCAGGTCCAGGATCCGACGCCCGCCAGCGCCGGCCCGGGATCCTCGACGCGGCCCACGCCGCCGCGCACGCCGTACGAGGAAGTGGTGTACGGGATCTGGACCGATGTGCTCGGCGACGTACTCGGGGCGACCGAGTTCGGGGTGCACGACGACTTCTTCGAACTGGGCGGCCACTCCCTCGCCGCCCCCAGGATCGTGGCGCGGATCCGCAAGACCCTCGGGGTGCACGTCCCGGTCCGCGAGTTCTTCGGCTGCCGGACTGTGGCGTCGCTGGCGTCGCTGGTGGCCGCGCAGTCGTCCATCGGGCCACAGACCATCGGGCGCCGGGCGGACCGGGCCGAGGCGGTGCTCTCCTTCGACCAGCAGCGCATCTGGCTGGAACACCAGATGCAGCCCAGCCTGGCCTACAACGTGCACGGCCGGCAGCGGCTGGTCGGCCCGCTGGACGTCGGGGCGTTCGCGGCCAGCATCCGGGCGATCCTGGTCCGCCACGAGGCGCTGCGCACCCGGTTCCCGGTGGTGAACGGCCAGCCGGTGCAGGTCGTCGACGACCTTCCCGACGACTGGCAGCTCGACGTGCACGACCTGCGGGACGTCGCCGACCCGGCGCAGCGGAGCGCCCGGGCGCGCCGGCTGGCCGACGAGCAGGCGAGCACCGCGTTCGACCTGACCGCCGGGCCGCTGATCCGCTGCCTGCTGATCCGGCTCGACGAGACCGAACACCTGCTCAGCCTCACCGCCCACCACATCGTCTGCGACGACTGGTCGATCGGGCTGTTCGCGCGGGAACTCTCGGCGCTGTACGCCGCCGGCGGCGACCCCGGCCGGGCCGGCCTGGAACCGCTGCCCATCCAGTACCGCGACTACGCCGCCTGGCAGCGCGAACACCTGGTCGGCGAGACCCTGGAGCGCACGGTCGGGTACTGGCGGGAACACCTCGCGGGTGCGCCGGGGGTGCTCACCATGCCGCTCGGCCGGCGCCGCGCCGGTGCGCGCGAGCACGGCGAGTGGACCCGCGGGCGGCTCACCGAGGAGGAGACCCGGGCGCTGCACACGTTCTGCCGTGCCCAGGGCGTGTCGCCGTTCATGCTGCTGATGGCGACCCTGGCCACCGTGCTGGCCCGCTGGTCCGGCCAGCGGGACGTGGTGATCGGGGTGCCGACCGCGGGACGCAACGACACCGGCACCGACACGCTGATCGGCTTCCTGGTCAACACGCTGCCGATCCGGGTCGACCTGCGCGACGAACCCACCTTCACCGACCTGCTCGCCCGGGTCCGGCGGGTCTGCCTGGACGGCTACGCACACGCCGACGCACCCCTGGACGTGCTCATCCAGCAGCTCGACGTGCCCCGCGACCCGCGGCACACGCCGCTGTTCCAGGTGGTGCTGAGCCTGCTGAACACCAGCACGGCCACGGCGCAGCTGCCGGGGATCAGCGTGGAGTCGATGGACGGCACCACGTCGCTGCCGACCAAGCTGGACCTGACGGTCAACGTCCAGGAGACCGACCGCCGGATGCACTTCCAGCTCGACTACAACCCCGAGCGGTACGACCCGACGCTGGTCGAGGCGCTCGTCACCCAACTGGAGGCGCTGCTGCGCGCCGTGGTCGAGGATCCCTCCCGTGGCGTCCTGGACTACCCGCTCGGTCCCGCCCCGGCGGTGGACCCCGACGGTCCCGGCCCGGCGGTGGACCCCCACGGTGCCTCCGATTCCAACGGGCACGGCCCGGCCGCGCCGGATTCCAACGGGCACGCCCCGGCCGGGACGGAGCCGGCCGCGCCGCCGGCTCCGGAGGCCGGGCGGGCCGCGGTGGTGACCGGCGAGGGCACGTACAGCTACGGCTGGCTCGGCCACGCCGTGCAGAGCATCGGGCGGGCACTGCCCCGGACCGGGCACGTCGACCTGGTCCACCGCCCCGGCGCGGCGTTCGTGGCGGCCGTCCTGGCCTGTGTGGAGGCCGGCGCCGAGTTCTCGATCGTCGAGGCGGACACGCCGGCGTCGGCCACGGTCTTCGACGTCGCCGAGCATCCGGTCGATCCGGACGGCACCGGGCCGGCGTTCACCGGCCGGGGCGTCGCCGACCGCGCCTGGGCCGCCGGCCGGCTCCCGCTGGCCGGCACCGACCGGGTCGCGGTGCTCACCTCCCGGCCCGGGCACCGGGTGTCGGCCATCGTCAACACCGCCGCCGCCGGAGCCACCCTCCTGGTCCCGCCGGCCGGCGCCGACCTGGACGGCTGGCTCGCCGGGCAGGCCGCCACGGCCGCCTTCCTCGGCCCGCCGCAACTGCGCGCCCGCACCGCCCCGCTGCCGCACCTGCGGTACGCCGTCATCGACAACTCCGGCGAGCTGGTCCCGCACGACATCGTGCGGCTGCGCCGGCTCGCCCCCGGCTGCCACGCCCTCGCCGTGTACGGCACCGACGCCGGCGGCCGGCCACTGGCCACCTACGACGTGCCGGAGGACTTCCGTCCCGGCTCCGCGCCGCTGCGCGTCCCGCTCGGCCACCCGCTGCCCGGCAACCCCGCCGACCGGCCGGCCAGCGTCGGTGAGGTGACGCAGCTGCGCTTCGGCGCCCGGCACACCGGGCACCTCGCCCGCCGGTGGGCCGACGGCACCCTCGAATACCTCGGCCATCCGGGCACGGACCCGGCACAGGACCGGATCCAGACCTACCACGCGCTGCGCGACCTGCCCGAGGTCACCGACGCGGTCCTCGTCGAGCTGGCCGATCCCGACGGCAATCCCGCGCTCGTCGGCTACGTCACCGGCGACGAACCCATCCGCACCGGCGCGGAGATCCGCCAGCAGCTCCTGTTGCGCCTGCCCGACCACCTCACCCCGCGCACGTGGTGGTGCTCACCGCGCTGCCCCGCACCCCGGACGGCGACTACGACCTGGACCTGCTCCCGGACGTGA
- a CDS encoding MupA/Atu3671 family FMN-dependent luciferase-like monooxygenase — protein sequence MDLSLFFFADDSDTADSGYRLLLESARFADAHGLAAVWTPERHFHRFGGRYPNPAVAGAAVAAVTQRVAIRAGSVVAPLHHPVRVAEEWSVVDNLSQGRVGVSFASGWHAGDYVIRPEGYADRKNLMVDAIGTIRRLWRGEEVEFPDGSGEKRPVRIFPAPVQPELPIWVTSSGSPETFRTAGRLGAGLLTYLLGQDDATLARNIAAYRAELAEAHGPQARGHVVVMLHTMLGADRAAVLETVRQPFVRYLHSSIDLIARTPGLFPEGLDLNTLPQKYRDLLIGRAADRYVKTSSLFGTPEDGVEVVDRLAALGVDEIACLVDFGVAPDDVLGSLEHLGRLHERVAG from the coding sequence ATGGACCTGAGCCTGTTCTTCTTCGCCGACGACTCCGACACCGCCGACTCCGGTTACCGGCTGCTGCTGGAGAGCGCGCGGTTCGCCGACGCGCACGGCCTGGCCGCGGTCTGGACGCCGGAGCGCCACTTCCACCGCTTCGGCGGGCGCTACCCGAACCCTGCGGTGGCCGGCGCGGCGGTGGCCGCGGTCACGCAGCGGGTGGCGATCCGCGCCGGCAGCGTCGTGGCGCCGCTGCACCATCCGGTACGCGTCGCGGAGGAATGGTCGGTGGTGGACAACCTGTCGCAGGGCCGGGTGGGCGTGTCGTTCGCCTCCGGCTGGCACGCGGGTGACTACGTGATCCGGCCGGAGGGCTACGCCGACCGCAAGAACCTCATGGTGGACGCCATCGGGACGATCCGCCGGCTCTGGCGTGGCGAGGAGGTCGAGTTCCCGGACGGCTCCGGCGAGAAGCGCCCGGTGCGCATCTTCCCGGCCCCGGTCCAGCCCGAGCTGCCGATCTGGGTCACCAGCTCCGGATCGCCGGAGACCTTCAGGACCGCCGGCCGGCTGGGCGCCGGGCTGCTGACGTACCTGCTCGGTCAGGACGACGCGACGCTGGCCCGCAACATCGCCGCGTACCGGGCGGAGCTGGCCGAGGCGCACGGCCCGCAGGCCCGCGGCCACGTCGTCGTCATGTTGCACACGATGCTGGGTGCCGACCGGGCCGCGGTGCTGGAGACGGTGCGGCAGCCGTTCGTCCGCTACCTGCACAGCTCGATCGACCTGATCGCCAGGACGCCGGGCCTGTTCCCGGAGGGCCTGGACCTGAACACGCTGCCGCAGAAGTACCGCGACCTGCTGATCGGCCGCGCCGCCGACCGGTACGTGAAGACCAGCAGCCTGTTCGGCACGCCGGAGGACGGGGTGGAGGTGGTCGACCGGCTCGCCGCCCTCGGCGTCGACGAGATCGCCTGCCTGGTCGACTTCGGGGTGGCGCCGGACGACGTGCTCGGCTCGCTGGAGCACCTGGGCCGGCTGCACGAGCGGGTGGCCGGCTGA
- a CDS encoding lantibiotic dehydratase: MPYHVPLGRSGWSLWRDAALRGTGFPARRILEICDDELAAAADACDEAVPATGERYSRAYLAAAARLSAAVRHLATDPRFREAVTWQNPALLGGCLDRLAAGEPRNVRGRGHELTVVSYLQRYCLKNDTIGFFGPVGWALVAGADPATAPDPASAPDPAKAPDPAAAPGSAVPGLSPAPGPALLRRRTTYFEGWALDVLAEVLGARPDVWPWLRPRRLPTTVLTGWLLRLPLRKPVKLSAAEVRVLPQCDGGRAVLDIAGDPPDPALVAALLRLCELGAIRIDLHGVDGTWPERDLARRIDTIADPQVRARTRAPLDELMAGRDAVAAAGGDPERLAAASATLAGAFERITEHGAARDPGRSYAARTLVYEDTVRDVDVRIGQRITERLAGPLGAVLDSVVWLANTVGCGFEARARALLDRSGGELPLANLLNRVLPDLRQLSRRSVECDLVDEATAGLQTRWRRVLGLTRRCSTGRGTTSTAPPSPRASPSSSPPGRRAGRAPDGTPRT; encoded by the coding sequence ATGCCGTACCACGTGCCGTTGGGCCGGTCCGGATGGAGCCTGTGGCGCGACGCCGCGCTGCGGGGCACCGGATTCCCGGCCCGGCGGATCCTGGAGATCTGCGACGACGAGCTGGCGGCCGCGGCCGACGCCTGCGACGAGGCGGTGCCGGCCACCGGCGAGCGGTACTCCCGGGCGTACCTGGCGGCGGCCGCGCGACTGAGCGCGGCCGTGCGCCACCTGGCCACCGACCCGCGCTTCCGCGAGGCCGTCACCTGGCAGAACCCGGCGCTGCTGGGTGGTTGCCTGGACCGGCTCGCGGCCGGCGAGCCGCGCAACGTGCGCGGTCGCGGCCACGAGCTGACCGTCGTCAGCTACCTGCAGCGGTACTGCCTCAAGAACGACACCATCGGCTTCTTCGGACCGGTCGGCTGGGCCCTGGTGGCCGGCGCCGATCCGGCCACGGCACCCGACCCGGCAAGCGCACCCGACCCGGCGAAGGCGCCCGACCCGGCCGCGGCGCCCGGGTCGGCCGTGCCCGGTCTGTCGCCGGCTCCCGGCCCGGCGCTGCTGCGCCGGCGGACGACCTACTTCGAGGGCTGGGCGCTGGACGTCCTGGCCGAGGTCCTCGGCGCCCGGCCGGACGTGTGGCCGTGGCTGCGGCCCCGCCGGCTGCCGACCACGGTGCTGACCGGCTGGCTGCTGCGGCTCCCGCTGCGCAAACCGGTCAAGCTGTCGGCCGCGGAGGTGCGCGTCCTGCCGCAGTGCGACGGTGGCCGGGCCGTGCTCGACATCGCCGGCGACCCGCCGGACCCCGCGCTCGTCGCGGCGCTGCTGCGGCTGTGCGAACTGGGCGCCATCCGGATCGACCTGCACGGCGTCGACGGCACCTGGCCGGAGCGGGACCTGGCCCGCCGGATCGACACGATCGCCGACCCGCAGGTGCGGGCGCGCACCAGGGCGCCGCTGGACGAGTTGATGGCCGGCCGGGACGCGGTGGCCGCCGCGGGCGGCGACCCCGAGCGGCTGGCCGCCGCCAGCGCGACGCTGGCCGGCGCCTTCGAACGGATCACCGAGCACGGTGCCGCCCGCGATCCGGGTCGTTCCTACGCGGCCCGGACCCTGGTGTACGAGGACACCGTGCGCGACGTCGACGTGCGGATCGGGCAGCGGATCACCGAGCGGCTGGCCGGACCGCTCGGCGCCGTGCTCGACAGCGTGGTCTGGCTCGCCAACACCGTCGGCTGCGGCTTCGAGGCGCGGGCCCGTGCGCTGCTGGACCGCTCCGGCGGTGAACTGCCACTGGCCAACCTGCTCAACCGCGTCCTGCCCGACCTGCGCCAACTCTCCCGCCGCAGCGTCGAGTGCGACCTGGTCGACGAGGCGACGGCCGGGCTGCAGACCCGCTGGCGGCGGGTGCTGGGCCTGACCCGGAGGTGTTCGACAGGCCGCGGCACCACGTCGACGGCGCCACCGTCGCCGCGCGCGTCGCCGAGCAGTTCGCCACCGGGCCGCCGCGCTGGCCGGGCGCCCGATGGCACTCCCCGGACCTGA
- a CDS encoding aminotransferase class I/II-fold pyridoxal phosphate-dependent enzyme, with protein MEVDALTDVDGGLNLTDGHARLDLSPQQAAVIARLPEMFAVATRRSFPSIETAAHRAFLDAIGQHSAPVGSGRILSCYSSTLSTDIVARALPAGATVAVLHPTFDNIADLFVTRGLKLVPLSEEALLRQEWPGAPVDAIVVTNPNNPTGLVTPEGHLRSLAEHAVRHGQTVIIDASFRGQVRDAQYDTYAVLDAAGADWIVIEDTGKLWPTHELKIGLLAYSERTRLPIERAFSESLLAASPVVLQLIEALAADWVDGGYERARDLVQRNRDAVREAIGSVGLRLADPESQISVARVALPVDGPDSSLLYKELLERGVHVLPCAPFHWADPESGLRFIRLSLARPHATVASAARTLADAYRELSAAA; from the coding sequence ATGGAAGTCGACGCCCTGACCGACGTCGACGGTGGCCTCAACCTGACCGACGGGCATGCCCGGCTCGACCTCTCGCCGCAGCAGGCAGCCGTCATCGCCCGGCTCCCGGAGATGTTCGCCGTGGCCACCCGGCGATCGTTCCCGAGCATCGAGACGGCCGCGCACCGCGCGTTCCTCGACGCGATCGGCCAGCACAGCGCGCCGGTCGGCTCCGGCCGCATCCTGAGCTGCTACTCCTCCACCCTCTCCACCGACATCGTGGCCCGGGCACTGCCGGCGGGCGCGACTGTCGCCGTGCTGCACCCGACGTTCGACAACATCGCCGACCTGTTCGTGACGCGCGGGCTGAAGCTGGTGCCGCTCTCCGAGGAGGCGCTGCTGCGTCAGGAGTGGCCGGGTGCGCCCGTCGACGCGATCGTGGTGACCAACCCCAACAACCCCACCGGCCTGGTCACGCCCGAGGGTCACCTCCGGTCGCTGGCCGAGCACGCGGTCCGGCACGGGCAGACCGTCATCATCGACGCCAGCTTCCGGGGCCAGGTACGCGACGCGCAGTACGACACGTACGCGGTGCTCGACGCCGCCGGCGCGGACTGGATCGTGATCGAGGACACCGGCAAGCTCTGGCCCACCCACGAGCTGAAGATCGGGCTGCTCGCCTACAGCGAGCGGACCCGCCTGCCGATCGAGCGGGCGTTCTCCGAGTCGCTGCTGGCCGCATCGCCGGTGGTGCTGCAACTGATCGAGGCGCTGGCCGCCGACTGGGTGGACGGGGGCTACGAGCGCGCCCGGGACCTGGTCCAGCGCAACCGGGACGCGGTGCGGGAGGCCATCGGGTCGGTCGGCCTGCGGTTGGCCGATCCCGAGTCGCAGATCAGCGTGGCCCGGGTCGCCCTCCCGGTCGACGGCCCCGACTCCTCGCTGCTCTACAAGGAACTGCTGGAGCGCGGCGTGCACGTGCTGCCGTGCGCCCCCTTCCACTGGGCCGACCCGGAGAGCGGCCTGCGCTTCATCCGCCTCTCCCTCGCCCGACCGCACGCGACCGTCGCCTCCGCGGCGCGCACGCTGGCCGACGCCTACCGGGAGTTGTCCGCAGCCGCCTGA
- the vioC gene encoding arginine beta-hydroxylase, Fe(II)/alpha-ketoglutarate-dependent has protein sequence MHHLTLTPQDNAALTPVLTDLAKEHGTIEDPGLIRRAPVLTRLLPSHLVEFLETYRLGEPSAVCLISGLDVDEAQLGPTPSHWRGSQHDSPALRQEIFFLLCASVLGDVFGWATQQDGRIMHDVLPIKGHEHYELGSNSLQHLSWHTEDAFHPCRGDYVALMCLKNPDLVATTVCDAGDLDWSALDVEALFEPEFTQMPDNSHRPENASESTGDPTVDRLRQRSFALIQSWNDDPVKRPVLFGDRQQPYMALDPYHMKTDGWSQRSTRAFQGLCEQIEARMKDVSLRPGDVVFVDNFRAVHGRKSFRARYDGSDRWLKRLNVTRNLRGSRAWRPAPDNRVIY, from the coding sequence ATGCATCACCTGACGCTGACGCCGCAGGACAACGCGGCGCTCACTCCGGTGCTCACCGATCTCGCCAAGGAACACGGGACGATCGAGGACCCGGGGCTGATCCGCCGCGCGCCGGTGCTGACCCGGCTGCTGCCGAGCCATCTGGTCGAGTTCCTGGAGACGTACCGGCTGGGCGAGCCCTCGGCCGTGTGCCTGATCTCCGGCCTCGATGTCGACGAGGCGCAGCTCGGCCCGACGCCGTCGCACTGGCGCGGCAGCCAGCACGACTCGCCGGCGCTGCGGCAGGAGATCTTCTTCCTGCTCTGCGCCTCGGTGCTCGGCGACGTCTTCGGCTGGGCCACCCAGCAGGACGGGCGGATCATGCACGACGTCCTGCCGATCAAGGGACACGAACACTACGAGCTGGGCTCCAACAGCCTCCAGCACCTGTCCTGGCACACCGAGGACGCGTTCCACCCGTGCCGCGGGGACTATGTGGCGCTGATGTGCCTCAAGAATCCCGACCTCGTGGCCACCACCGTGTGCGACGCGGGCGACCTGGACTGGTCCGCGTTGGACGTGGAGGCGCTGTTCGAGCCCGAGTTCACCCAGATGCCGGACAACTCGCACCGGCCGGAGAACGCCTCCGAGTCCACCGGCGACCCGACGGTCGACCGGCTGCGCCAGCGCAGCTTCGCGCTGATCCAGTCGTGGAACGACGACCCGGTCAAGCGGCCGGTGCTCTTCGGCGACCGGCAGCAGCCCTACATGGCCCTCGATCCGTACCACATGAAGACCGACGGCTGGTCGCAGCGTTCGACCCGGGCGTTCCAGGGGTTGTGCGAGCAGATCGAGGCGCGGATGAAGGACGTCAGCCTGCGGCCGGGCGACGTGGTCTTCGTCGACAACTTCCGGGCGGTGCACGGGCGCAAGTCGTTCCGCGCCCGCTACGACGGCTCCGACCGCTGGCTCAAGCGGCTCAACGTCACCCGCAACCTGCGTGGCTCGCGGGCGTGGCGACCGGCGCCGGACAACCGGGTCATCTACTGA
- a CDS encoding aminotransferase, whose amino-acid sequence MRLDRRTLDQIDSPITSAYQLLDLRESDGNLLDLAQAAPPYPPAPVVTEHVTRVARSADGAGYTEVPGLPRLRRAVAAELSRDYRGRIEPDNVVVTAGCNQAFSLVASTLAGPGDEVVLPLPYYFNHDMWLRLTGITPVHLERGPDLVPRAADAARLITPRTRAIVLVSPDNPSGVTVDPDGIAEFAALARRYDLALVLDETYRSFRDSAEPAHRLFADPDWDRTVVSLHSFSKDLAIPGYRVGAVVGSPALNREVCKLLDCVATCAPRIGQEAAWAGLTHAAQWRAERAADIAARRTAFAAAMADRPGGFELLSCGGFFAWLRHPFTGRPTEDVVRELVVKHDTLVMPGTGFLGADRGTLRVSVSNIERAQIPAFVGHLRDAGQ is encoded by the coding sequence GTGCGACTGGACCGCCGGACCCTCGACCAGATCGACTCACCGATCACCTCCGCCTACCAACTGCTGGACCTGCGGGAGAGCGACGGCAACCTGCTCGACCTGGCGCAGGCCGCACCGCCGTACCCGCCCGCCCCGGTCGTCACCGAGCACGTCACGCGGGTGGCGCGCAGTGCCGACGGCGCGGGCTACACGGAGGTCCCCGGGCTGCCCCGGCTGCGCCGGGCGGTCGCGGCCGAGTTGAGCCGGGACTACCGCGGCCGGATCGAGCCGGACAACGTGGTGGTCACCGCCGGCTGCAACCAGGCGTTCAGCCTGGTGGCCTCGACCCTCGCCGGCCCGGGTGACGAGGTGGTGCTTCCGCTGCCGTACTACTTCAACCACGACATGTGGTTGCGGCTGACCGGGATCACCCCGGTCCATCTGGAACGCGGCCCCGACCTGGTGCCCCGGGCCGCCGACGCCGCGCGGCTGATCACCCCGCGGACCCGGGCGATCGTGCTGGTCAGCCCGGACAACCCGAGCGGCGTGACGGTCGACCCGGACGGCATCGCCGAGTTCGCGGCGCTGGCCCGGCGGTACGACCTCGCGCTGGTCCTCGACGAGACCTACCGGTCGTTCCGGGACAGCGCCGAGCCGGCGCACCGGTTGTTCGCCGACCCGGACTGGGACCGGACCGTGGTCAGCCTGCACTCGTTCTCCAAGGACCTGGCGATCCCGGGCTACCGGGTCGGCGCCGTGGTCGGCTCACCCGCGCTCAACCGCGAGGTGTGCAAGCTGCTGGACTGCGTGGCCACCTGCGCGCCGCGGATCGGGCAGGAGGCCGCCTGGGCCGGGTTGACCCACGCCGCGCAGTGGCGGGCCGAGCGGGCCGCGGACATCGCGGCGCGGCGCACGGCGTTCGCCGCCGCGATGGCCGACCGGCCCGGCGGCTTCGAGCTGCTGTCCTGCGGCGGGTTCTTCGCCTGGCTGCGCCACCCCTTCACCGGCCGGCCCACCGAGGACGTCGTGCGCGAACTGGTCGTGAAGCACGACACGCTGGTCATGCCCGGCACCGGGTTCCTGGGTGCGGACCGGGGCACGCTGCGGGTCAGCGTCAGCAACATCGAGCGCGCCCAGATCCCGGCGTTCGTCGGGCACCTGCGCGACGCCGGTCAGTAG